The following are from one region of the Lytechinus pictus isolate F3 Inbred chromosome 4, Lp3.0, whole genome shotgun sequence genome:
- the LOC135153943 gene encoding mucin-5AC-like: MTSGNCLALLLLLLSKQAEGGNTCNSPWFNLHGSSCYALYSVTLTEKYEEANTICGNVGAHVYVPNSEGEYNDVSAYLVSIIHQLQHVWLWIGCDETEDDGVFQCADGTELDSDSGWWQDLYPTPGGSHRCVDLYGGTFPHKIYDHSCMERNTFFCEVPPTSPPTSGPTQGQVTTPFLVSTLSTVVTDPTSSAAPVNGDDTTATRITSDSTNTSTAQARSLLPTSGPTQGQVTTPFLVSTLSTMVTDPTSSAAPIKGDNTTTTSSNIPQAASLATSSPTQGQVMTTTSLATNAASKSPSTTVQETNSNAFNTTLDNSFTTIFTTDSVTSTNTIPPDATDTNTPSSDATSCGTCPRCSLNVKMFTHVCPEISGRNGVTIPAIIVYFTDRDGIKFGEVCEKLRAIQRTGPFLFRQKQRFQKIGVLWGK, encoded by the exons ATGACGTCTGGAAACTGTTTGGCCTTGCTCCTTCTTTTGCTCTCCAAGCAAGCAGAAG gaGGAAACACATGTAATAGTCCATGGTTCAATCTTCACGGGAGTTCGTGCTATGCCTTGTATAGCGTCACTCTGACGGAAAAGTATGAAGAAGCAAATACGATATGTGGTAATGTTGGGGCGCATGTCTACGTACCAAATTCAGAAGGAGAATACAATGACGTCTCTGCATATCTTGTTTCAATAATACACCAACTTCAGCATGTTTGGCTGTGGATTGGGTGTGATGAAACAGAGGACGACGGCGTCTTCCAGTGCGCTGATGGGACGGAGCTTGACAGCGACAGTG GTTGGTGGCAGGACTTGTATCCGACGCCAGGAGGATCTCACAGGTGTGTTGATCTTTATGGAGGAACATTCCCCCATAAAATATACGACCATTCATGCATGGAAAGGAACACCTTTTTCTGTGAAG TTCCACCGACATCACCGCCAACATCCGGTCCTACGCAAGGTCAGGTGACCACCCCTTTCCTGGTCAGCACTTTGTCCACGGTGGTCACCGATCCCACCAGTTCTGCAGCCCCAGTTAATGGGGACGATACCACTGCAACCAGGATCACATCAGACTCCACCAATACCAGCACAGCTCAAGCCAGGTCACTGCTGCCAACATCCGGTCCTACACAAGGTCAGGTGACCACCCCTTTCCTGGTCAGCACTCTGTCCACGATGGTCACCGATCCCACCAGTTCTGCAGCCCCAATCAAAGGAGACAATACCACTACAACCAGTTCCAACATACCCCAAGCCGCATCACTGGCAACATCCAGTCCTACACAAGGACAGGTAATGACCACCACTTCTCTGGCTACCAACGCTGCTTCAAAGTCTCCCTCAACAACGGTTCAAGAAACGAACAGCAACGCCTTCAACACGACCTTGGACAACAGTTTCACCACAATTTTCACAACCGATTCTGTCACTTCTACCAACACCATCCCTCCGGATGCCACCGATACCAACACCCCTTCTAGTGATGCCACTTCTTGTGGAACCTGTCCGAGGTGTTCGCTCAATGTCAAAATGTTTACCCACGTCTGTCCAGAAATCTCCGGACGGAATGGAGTCACTATTCCGGCcattattgtatatttcacaGATCGTGATGGCATTAAATTTGGGGAGGTTTGTGAGAAGCTAAGAGCTATCCAGCGCACAGGGCCGTTTCTGTTTCGGCAAAAGCAACGCTTTCAGAAGATCGGCGTCCTTTGGGGGAAGTAG